From one Flavobacterium sp. N502536 genomic stretch:
- a CDS encoding mechanosensitive ion channel family protein: protein MSQIMILKRNFIGVLALLAVFFYAPIVYSQTAPPKTETKSKLFEETATDSDYLMAIEKAGEVLESAHNDTEFDGNSHRLFGEIKGTQSKLDLILASLKGANPNVRNQQMYRIVLKEIEQELDEQNTAINSRNLALEKIKSRVIDLRKDKTLMGLLKDTVRRKQFKQEFANLKKRYLSTDSLMTKNQAILNHNKRLTVERKIAVSNALITVESKLEKSGISMLKKEYPVLWSTSDSTAKKIVGKNIKAKIIIEENVAEYYLSYRAGGLITLLLLMGLLGWYISRNLKYLNSNAHAENLSQLNFKYINRGVLIPVAVIGLNIAVVSNLYAPALFIELIQLVLLGLLTVLFKNQWSAVAMRNWLLLLVLFFMLCFLDLFIPVGFMQRCAFIVINILGIRYGFVQIKTLKDQLYIKGFFKWATIIFIGLNALSIFDNLFGRVSLANMLSLTAFISLTQIVALSVLLKIVLEIILLQIYTTRIKRGIEKIFDHESLSDTLKRPFIIVISYMWIIVIAANLNIWESLRTGLGSLLSHPNTIGSITFTLGNIVLFFIIIWVAHLLQNYVAYFFGEIDDENEETINKRQHSKLLITRLVVLISGYLLAVAASGMPLDKLSILLGALGVGVGLGLQNVVNNFVSGIILIFDKPIQIGDVIDISSESGRVKSMGLRTTKINSSNGAEIIIPNGNLLSQNITNWTYTDNFKLVEITAEVTGDVMPEAINAIILESLESMALVNTTKVPQIYYSAISDGKFKLQIKFWCSIYRTEETISSARQVLFSNFKTKGLTLSS from the coding sequence ATGTCTCAAATTATGATCCTGAAAAGAAATTTTATAGGTGTATTGGCCTTACTGGCTGTCTTTTTTTATGCACCGATTGTCTATTCTCAAACTGCTCCGCCGAAAACAGAAACCAAATCAAAACTATTTGAAGAAACCGCCACAGATAGTGACTATCTAATGGCGATTGAAAAAGCCGGAGAAGTTTTGGAATCTGCCCATAACGATACTGAATTTGATGGAAACAGCCATCGTTTATTTGGTGAAATCAAAGGAACACAAAGCAAACTTGACCTTATTCTGGCTAGCTTAAAAGGAGCAAATCCAAATGTGCGCAACCAGCAAATGTATCGTATCGTACTCAAAGAAATTGAGCAGGAACTTGACGAACAAAATACTGCAATCAATTCGCGCAACCTGGCACTTGAAAAAATCAAAAGCAGGGTAATTGACCTGCGTAAGGATAAAACCCTAATGGGACTTTTGAAAGATACCGTTCGCCGCAAGCAATTTAAACAGGAGTTTGCGAATCTGAAAAAGAGATACCTGAGTACAGACAGTCTGATGACCAAAAACCAGGCTATTTTAAACCACAATAAGCGATTAACCGTTGAGAGAAAAATTGCGGTATCAAATGCCTTAATTACTGTGGAAAGCAAGCTGGAAAAATCCGGAATCAGTATGCTTAAAAAAGAATATCCTGTTTTATGGAGTACCAGTGATTCTACAGCCAAAAAAATAGTAGGCAAAAACATTAAAGCCAAAATAATTATTGAAGAAAACGTTGCGGAATATTACCTAAGTTACAGAGCCGGTGGTTTAATCACACTACTTTTGTTGATGGGATTATTGGGTTGGTACATTTCCCGCAATTTAAAATACCTCAACAGTAATGCACATGCCGAAAACCTGTCTCAGCTTAACTTCAAATACATCAATCGCGGTGTTCTTATTCCGGTCGCAGTCATTGGTCTTAACATTGCTGTAGTCAGTAATTTATATGCTCCTGCCTTGTTTATCGAATTGATTCAGCTGGTTCTTCTGGGATTACTTACGGTACTTTTTAAAAACCAATGGTCGGCCGTTGCCATGCGCAATTGGTTGCTTCTTTTAGTCTTGTTTTTTATGCTGTGTTTCTTGGACCTGTTTATCCCTGTTGGTTTTATGCAGCGTTGCGCCTTTATTGTGATCAATATCTTAGGAATCCGCTACGGTTTCGTACAGATTAAAACATTAAAAGACCAACTTTACATCAAAGGTTTTTTTAAATGGGCCACCATCATTTTTATCGGTTTGAATGCTTTATCCATTTTCGATAATCTTTTCGGAAGGGTTTCGCTTGCCAATATGTTAAGTCTTACCGCTTTTATATCGCTGACGCAGATTGTGGCACTAAGTGTCCTTTTAAAAATCGTACTCGAAATTATTCTTTTACAAATTTACACGACCCGTATTAAGCGTGGTATCGAGAAGATTTTTGACCATGAAAGTCTGTCTGACACACTAAAAAGACCTTTCATTATCGTGATCAGTTATATGTGGATTATTGTTATCGCGGCCAATTTAAACATTTGGGAATCGCTGCGCACCGGTTTAGGTTCATTACTAAGCCACCCAAATACAATCGGAAGCATCACTTTTACACTGGGCAATATTGTATTATTTTTTATCATCATCTGGGTTGCGCATTTACTGCAAAATTATGTCGCTTATTTCTTTGGTGAAATCGACGATGAAAACGAAGAAACCATCAACAAAAGACAGCATTCTAAATTACTCATTACAAGACTTGTTGTTTTAATCAGTGGTTATCTTTTGGCCGTAGCCGCTTCGGGAATGCCTTTGGACAAACTAAGCATTCTACTGGGAGCCCTGGGTGTTGGTGTGGGACTTGGTCTTCAGAATGTTGTTAATAATTTCGTTTCGGGTATCATCCTTATTTTTGACAAACCGATTCAGATTGGTGACGTGATCGACATTAGTTCTGAATCTGGCCGAGTGAAATCGATGGGATTGCGTACTACTAAAATCAACTCTTCAAACGGTGCCGAAATCATTATTCCGAATGGTAATTTATTGTCACAAAACATTACGAACTGGACGTATACCGACAATTTTAAACTCGTTGAAATTACTGCCGAAGTTACAGGTGATGTTATGCCGGAAGCCATCAATGCTATTATTCTGGAATCGCTCGAAAGTATGGCATTGGTCAATACCACCAAGGTTCCGCAAATTTATTACAGCGCCATTTCTGATGGAAAATTCAAACTGCAAATAAAATTCTGGTGCAGCATTTACCGTACCGAAGAAACCATTAGCAGTGCAAGACAGGTGCTCTTCAGTAATTTTAAAACAAAAGGTTTGACGTTATCCTCCTAG
- a CDS encoding response regulator, whose protein sequence is MFKKVIVAEDLDTMNLGIEQVLRDLDIINFQQSKYCDEAFLKIRKAIQDNEPYDLLISDLSFKTDHREVKIASGDELVQKVRELQPNIKIIAYSVEDKSYRIKSLFDNAKVDAFVSKGLNSIEELKKAIHMISTSDQRFISPEVASALQEKNNFEIDDVDIKILKYLSAGTSQDEIIEIFKSTDIKPNSKSAVEKRLSKLKDFFKANNTIHLVTITKDMGII, encoded by the coding sequence ATGTTTAAAAAAGTAATAGTTGCCGAAGACCTTGATACTATGAATTTAGGAATCGAACAAGTCTTAAGAGATTTGGATATTATCAATTTTCAGCAATCCAAGTATTGTGATGAAGCCTTTCTAAAAATACGCAAAGCCATTCAGGACAATGAACCTTATGATTTATTAATTAGTGATCTTTCGTTCAAAACAGATCACCGCGAAGTAAAAATTGCCAGTGGTGATGAACTGGTTCAAAAAGTGCGTGAATTACAACCCAACATTAAAATCATCGCTTATTCGGTGGAAGATAAAAGCTACCGCATTAAATCTCTTTTTGATAATGCAAAAGTGGATGCCTTTGTATCAAAAGGTCTGAATAGCATCGAAGAACTAAAAAAGGCAATTCACATGATCTCGACATCAGATCAAAGGTTTATTTCACCCGAAGTTGCTTCTGCCCTTCAGGAAAAAAACAACTTCGAAATCGACGATGTCGATATTAAAATTCTGAAATACTTATCAGCCGGAACGTCACAGGATGAAATCATAGAAATTTTTAAAAGCACCGACATTAAACCCAATAGCAAAAGTGCCGTGGAAAAAAGATTGTCTAAACTCAAAGACTTTTTTAAGGCAAACAATACAATTCATTTGGTTACCATTACCAAAGACATGGGAATTATCTAA
- a CDS encoding DUF4236 domain-containing protein, whose amino-acid sequence MGFRFQKRIKLGGGFGLNLSKSGISPSLRTKMGTFSKSGYSVKTGISGLRYQNSGCTVLIAFTGIITFLIFTIKQL is encoded by the coding sequence ATGGGCTTTCGATTTCAAAAAAGAATAAAACTGGGAGGAGGCTTTGGCTTAAACTTAAGCAAATCCGGAATTTCTCCCAGTTTAAGAACAAAAATGGGAACATTTAGTAAGAGTGGCTACTCTGTAAAAACCGGAATATCCGGACTACGATACCAAAATAGCGGATGCACTGTACTAATCGCATTTACAGGAATTATAACATTTTTAATTTTCACTATAAAACAACTATAA
- a CDS encoding excalibur calcium-binding domain-containing protein produces MGYRKGYFKKDGTYVQGHTTRSRSKSFSNKNNGCMLLLLLAMTFGLAVSCSESSDSSDSGSNTNSNSNCPTKTCGDFTTQAQAQSTYNSNRNCYKNLDSDGDGTACENLSK; encoded by the coding sequence ATGGGATACAGAAAAGGTTATTTTAAAAAAGACGGAACCTATGTTCAGGGACATACTACCAGATCCAGGTCCAAATCTTTTTCTAATAAGAATAACGGCTGCATGTTACTATTACTTCTAGCAATGACATTTGGATTGGCTGTTTCTTGTTCAGAATCATCAGATTCTTCAGACTCAGGCTCAAATACAAACTCAAACTCAAATTGTCCAACCAAAACTTGTGGTGATTTTACCACTCAGGCACAGGCGCAATCAACTTACAACAGTAATAGAAACTGTTACAAAAACCTGGACTCTGACGGAGATGGAACCGCCTGCGAAAATTTATCTAAATAA
- a CDS encoding ATP-binding protein, with protein MVRSPFFYFLFFLLLLSCQEQAPHTSNASSIRKDAIDYVNKGRVSFQNKNFNTAFYQFNKSKIASEAIKDSANVVYNLIQMATIQQINGDYYGSKETLTEALPYIKKKDVYSAAINNFFGIADKELSLYNDAIFYYQEALKDCTDDTCKQSPLNNIAVVYIQQKKYDKAIGILEPLLQNKTLDNDLVKKAGILDNLGFAYFKKGMTEKGLSLVTEGFELRKQSNDLYRSIESNLHLAEIYAKTKPEKSHQYAQAAYQLATHFNSVDERLRALSFLISNDSGIKNVQYAQKFIFLNDSIIKIRNNFKNKFAKIKYDSKKEKDENQKLRLEKAENLLSLQEAKYQRLFFIIGIAALCLLLLYLRKFYQNRNRIEKITAAYETETRIAKDIHDELANDVFNTITFTQTQSLESTNVKDNLIQKLDHIYNRVRRISRENNEIDTKANYAANLKEMLSTYNSPSTNVIINNIEKVSWDLVDDVKKVAAHRILQELMVNMKKHSQASIVVLKFESTTSKILIDYTDNGKGCQNDKIIKNGLQNMENRIRAIKGTIIFDTEPNKGFKVKITMPK; from the coding sequence ATGGTACGATCCCCGTTTTTTTATTTTTTATTTTTTCTGCTGCTTCTTTCCTGTCAAGAGCAAGCTCCCCATACTTCTAATGCTTCATCCATCAGAAAAGACGCCATAGACTATGTTAATAAAGGAAGGGTTAGTTTTCAAAACAAAAACTTTAACACCGCATTTTATCAATTTAATAAATCAAAAATTGCCTCCGAAGCGATAAAAGACAGTGCCAATGTGGTGTACAATCTTATCCAGATGGCTACTATCCAACAAATAAATGGGGATTATTACGGAAGTAAAGAAACACTGACAGAGGCTTTACCCTACATTAAAAAGAAAGATGTTTACAGTGCTGCGATTAACAACTTTTTTGGAATTGCAGATAAAGAGCTTTCCCTATATAATGATGCCATTTTTTATTATCAGGAAGCCCTAAAAGATTGCACGGATGATACTTGCAAACAGTCTCCTTTAAACAATATTGCGGTGGTATACATCCAACAGAAAAAATACGATAAGGCGATCGGGATTTTAGAGCCTTTACTCCAAAATAAAACACTTGATAATGATCTTGTAAAAAAAGCCGGAATTCTAGACAATCTAGGTTTTGCTTATTTTAAAAAAGGAATGACTGAAAAGGGACTTTCGTTAGTAACTGAAGGTTTTGAACTGAGAAAACAATCCAACGATCTCTACAGAAGTATTGAAAGCAATTTGCATCTGGCTGAAATCTATGCCAAAACAAAACCTGAAAAATCACACCAATATGCTCAGGCAGCGTATCAACTTGCGACACACTTCAATAGTGTTGATGAACGCTTAAGGGCTTTGTCCTTTTTGATTTCTAATGATTCCGGAATTAAAAACGTACAGTATGCTCAAAAGTTCATTTTTCTGAACGACAGTATTATTAAAATCCGGAACAACTTTAAAAATAAATTTGCCAAAATTAAGTACGATTCTAAAAAAGAAAAAGATGAAAATCAGAAACTCCGCTTAGAAAAAGCCGAAAATTTACTATCTCTTCAGGAAGCCAAATACCAAAGGCTATTTTTTATAATTGGAATCGCTGCTTTGTGTCTTTTATTATTGTATTTGAGAAAATTTTATCAAAACCGAAACCGAATCGAAAAAATAACAGCGGCATACGAAACTGAAACCCGGATTGCCAAAGACATTCATGATGAACTGGCCAATGATGTTTTTAACACCATCACCTTTACCCAAACACAGTCCTTGGAAAGTACCAATGTAAAAGACAATTTAATTCAAAAACTGGATCATATTTACAATAGGGTTCGCAGAATTTCAAGAGAGAATAATGAAATTGATACCAAAGCCAATTATGCGGCCAACTTAAAAGAAATGCTTTCGACTTATAACAGCCCTAGTACAAACGTCATCATTAATAATATTGAAAAAGTAAGCTGGGATCTCGTAGACGATGTTAAAAAGGTTGCTGCACATCGAATTCTACAGGAATTAATGGTGAATATGAAAAAACACAGCCAGGCATCAATAGTCGTTTTAAAATTTGAAAGCACCACCAGCAAAATACTTATAGACTATACGGACAACGGAAAAGGCTGTCAAAATGATAAAATTATTAAAAATGGTCTTCAAAATATGGAAAACCGTATTCGGGCCATAAAAGGAACTATTATTTTTGACACTGAACCTAATAAAGGTTTTAAAGTAAAAATAACAATGCCTAAATAA
- a CDS encoding ABC transporter permease produces the protein MKSLTQLFSLKKTDDIQTNAFEENENDREQIRITYYQSGFAASIKATGKPIVLKACLQNLYMSFEDQCRKQKLEQDRLKQPYKEEQEKNRTELKKSEAAIGIYEKKEQDINEEIDQIKNEIIEVKRNPDKYGIEDGKGLKAQFYIGLFLLLPITLYVLVFYISASYSAFFKEFANDSLTAAIFDANALTNSFKASWLEGVLVVTIPFVFMGLGYVIHMVQKGKGLKNILRMVALFVTTFLFDALLAYQIEKKIYEFNKTTDSAPYNLNIALGEAEFWMIIFAGFVVYIIWGLVFDFVMKEFENIDKIRAFIRGKKENLLDLDKLKTEYLNKINDFKQQIVTINGKISELQSKIDGFVFPVKEYLHYHHQYKEGWFQAISTEIALPYTEKSELLESCELSSEEHLNRLNLVDPDFQHLVYSKN, from the coding sequence ATGAAATCACTTACACAACTATTTAGTTTAAAAAAAACAGACGATATTCAGACGAATGCTTTTGAGGAAAATGAAAATGATCGCGAGCAAATCAGAATAACGTATTACCAAAGTGGGTTTGCAGCATCCATAAAAGCAACCGGAAAACCTATTGTTTTAAAAGCCTGTTTACAAAATTTGTACATGAGCTTTGAAGATCAGTGCCGAAAACAAAAACTGGAACAGGACCGATTAAAGCAGCCTTACAAAGAAGAACAGGAGAAAAACCGAACCGAGCTTAAAAAGTCGGAGGCCGCTATTGGTATCTATGAAAAAAAAGAACAGGATATAAATGAGGAAATTGACCAGATCAAAAATGAAATCATTGAAGTAAAACGCAATCCCGATAAATACGGAATTGAAGATGGAAAAGGTCTGAAAGCGCAATTCTACATTGGTTTATTCTTATTGCTTCCCATTACGCTTTATGTACTGGTGTTTTATATTTCGGCATCCTACTCTGCTTTCTTCAAAGAATTCGCCAATGACAGTCTTACTGCTGCCATTTTTGATGCCAATGCCTTAACCAATTCTTTTAAAGCAAGCTGGCTTGAAGGAGTGTTAGTCGTTACAATTCCATTTGTCTTTATGGGGCTGGGATATGTAATTCATATGGTGCAAAAAGGAAAAGGGCTAAAAAATATCTTAAGAATGGTTGCACTGTTTGTCACCACCTTTTTGTTTGATGCGTTGCTGGCCTATCAGATCGAAAAGAAAATATATGAATTTAATAAAACTACCGATTCTGCTCCCTACAACTTAAACATTGCCTTAGGGGAAGCCGAGTTTTGGATGATCATATTTGCCGGGTTTGTGGTGTATATTATTTGGGGGCTTGTCTTTGATTTTGTAATGAAAGAATTTGAAAACATTGATAAAATCAGAGCCTTTATCAGAGGCAAAAAAGAAAATCTACTGGATTTAGATAAACTAAAAACCGAATATCTAAACAAGATCAATGATTTTAAACAGCAGATCGTGACCATCAATGGAAAAATTTCAGAATTACAATCTAAAATAGATGGTTTTGTATTTCCGGTAAAAGAATATCTGCACTACCACCATCAATACAAAGAAGGATGGTTTCAGGCGATTAGTACCGAAATAGCACTTCCTTATACTGAAAAAAGTGAATTGTTAGAAAGCTGTGAACTGTCCTCCGAAGAACACTTAAACAGATTGAACTTAGTTGATCCCGATTTTCAACATTTAGTATATTCCAAAAACTAA